GGGAGATCAGCATGCTGGTCGCGTTCTCGGTGAGCCCGCTCGGCACCGGCGAGACGGTCGGGGCGGCGGTCGCGGAGGCCGTCCGGATCGTGCGGGCGTCCGGCCTGCCGAACCGTACGGATGCCATGTTCACCACGATCGAGGGCGAGTGGGACGAGGTGATGGCGGTGGTGAAGGCCGCGACCGAGGCCGTCGCCGCGGCCGCGCCCCGGGTGAGCCTGGTGCTCAAGGCCGATATCAGGCCCGGCTTCACCGACATGATGA
The Mycobacteriales bacterium genome window above contains:
- a CDS encoding MTH1187 family thiamine-binding protein, with product MLVAFSVSPLGTGETVGAAVAEAVRIVRASGLPNRTDAMFTTIEGEWDEVMAVVKAATEAVAAAAPRVSLVLKADIRPGFTDMMTAKIASVERHLQA